A genomic window from Lineus longissimus chromosome 17, tnLinLong1.2, whole genome shotgun sequence includes:
- the LOC135501177 gene encoding balbiani ring protein 3-like, which yields MLLKLGAVLVVLGLCVAAPSYKLRERRSDCQVSETPRVDVDITQFFGEWYVLARTNGPYERQYSWDGSVYSYGSMGNAAGSVSGLFSFKNPDTRKTGCIPPVRGQLDGVTDDPRNGVYTATVIGIGITGTYNIVWTDYNFTLVFECYAQPEICRQSSAGIVTILSRSSDVSSDDLQRMQHMAKQFLCTEEDELQLVSHTTVSCMDVVRETSHIFKRDIERAADLAAHDWATQLRAGLDAMTEDDLISFRPEQIASEEAGSGSGSGGSCPDLNCGFAPCLYGSVPDNDGCETCECRRPANAIATPCAELACPPCAFGSYKDIYGCDSCRCKDNPMVVCNTLANCTLRCINGYMQNENGCSVCNCSSGGNTSCPDVVCKNDCGPDGRVRNELGCYTCECACPRLDCWDGPCLEGSLKDNHGCDTCECTRAADAPPCPAPDCPPCPDGSFKDSAGCDSCNCKYLPDVACPVVKCALDCKNGLKKDPFNCDICECSDEPMTCIEIYCENKCIKRLKGLDGCETCECEAEGLCVDPNCWDGDCVHGSELDAAGCATCECKMGPATCPPTDCPPCPFGSFKNRYGCDSCNCKTIPEVACRELECNKPCLLGYKADEFGCPMCECSQNDTRCVEPFCENACATYRVKGPDGCDTCECACQETDCWDGPCKYGSKQTKDGCATCECLRPKNKTIPCPKISCSGAPCDFGSFKDSSGCPTCSCKGPPEDTCFDLEGLNCQNKCPSGYRRDSMGCYSCDCTPANLKDPSKCPFLVCDPTCPNGYVFDQAGCATCECEAVGLPADAVCQEPFCENTCDLGRVKDANGCETCECICPPLTCWDGPCIFGSVKDVSGCDTCECTRPQRPDIACPYLDCPSGPCYFGSYKDKLGCDSCKCKKPPAVACPSLENCKLECSYGLLQPQHGCTICMCAPGPKPVQCKLLPCPSVCLSGYKRDGNGCHTCECDCPPATCSEPCATEYLVNEFGCQTCECKGLTGMPIGDPIAEPLALKSNCTVPFCENECQHGRVKDKSGCDTCECACAKLNCWDGPCRFGSVPDPNGCDTCDCIRPKEPTLACSYLDCKGGGCKYGSFPDKNGCASCKCLPLPPGTIACPEFSCDLKCENGYVNDDAGCQKCECLSFAPPPVTCEVHACQLKCPYGYRTNELGCLTCECKCEFPACWDGPCRYGSKLDKYGCPSCDCFRPEFPTMSCGLLDCRSRTCRNGYALNRFGCLTCRCKPEVDEPIPEGSGEVTECDEIPAMCPFHCLYGNLKNDNGCFTCECAAPPDSPALPCPMRKCLPCENGYLKDANGCQSCDCLPKKRRELPENCRKDCSAMCGFNYKMRKDENGCEICTCLLDSANEVLKPWDVTQNDAAIAQVDVVVGPKRDSDGTEAVRPSLQEDAPIPILDAMGNIGSVDVVESGEVAPGYEVAPKMSESNPREQEVGPAYGIASNPAGETDEEEP from the exons ttttttggCGAGTGGTATGTGCTGGCGAGGACGAATGGCCCCTACGAGCGGCAATACTCGTGGGATGGCAGCGTCTACTCTTATGGGTCGATGGGCAATGCGGCTGGCTCCGTCAGTGGCCTGTTTAGTTTCAAAAA TCCAGACACGCGAAAAACAGGGTGTATTCCACCAGTACGAGGGCAGCTAGACGGAGTAACGGATGACCCTCGAAATGGTGTTTACACGGCCACGGTGATAGGCATTGGAATCACAG GCACATACAACATCGTGTGGACCGACTACAACTTTACCCTCGTGTTCGAGTGTTATGCCCAGCCCGAGATATGTCGCCAGAGCAGCGCAGGCATTGTAACTATCCTGAGCAGATCGAGTGACGTCAGTTCTGATGACCTTCAGAGGATGCAGCACATGGCCAAACAGTTCCTGTGCACTGAAGAAGATGAGCTTCAGCTTGTGTCGCACACGACTGTCTCGTGTATGGATGTTGTCAGGGAGACTTCACACATTTTTAAACGAG ATATTGAACGTGCTGCAGACTTGGCCGCTCATGACTGGGCTACTCAACTTAGG GCTGGTTTAGATGCAATGACTGAAGATGACCTCATCTCTTTTCGTCCCGAACAAATAGCATCAGAAG AAGCTGGAAGTGGAAGTGGAAGTGGTGGCAGCTGCCCGGATCTAAATTGCGGATTTGCCCCTTGCTTGTACGGCTCAGTACCAGACAACGATGGATGCGAGACATGCGAATGTAGGAGGCCAGCCAATGCCATTGCCACGCCTTGCGCGGAGTTAGCTTGTCCACCATGTGCATTTGGATCGTACAAAGACATCTATGGTTGCGATTCCTGTCGATGTAAAGATAATCCAATGGTTGTGTGCAATACTCTTGCGAACTGTACTCTTCGATGTATTAATGGTTACATGCAGAATGAGAATGGTTGTAGTGTCTGTAACTGCTCCTCTGGCGGTAATACGAGTTGTCCTGATGTTGTCTGCAAGAATGATTGTGGCCCAGATGGCCGCGTTAGGAACGAGCTTGGTTGTTACACGTGTGAGTGCGCATGTCCGAGACTTGACTGCTGGGATGGGCCATGTTTGGAGGGAAGTTTAAAGGATAATCATGGTTGCGACACCTGCGAGTGCACACGGGCTGCGGATGCACCTCCATGTCCTGCACCTGACTGCCCGCCATGCCCTGATGGCTCGTTCAAAGATAGTGCCGGTTGTGATTCTTGTAACTGTAAATATCTCCCTGACGTCGCATGCCCGGTTGTCAAATGTGCTCTTGATTGTAAAAATGGCCTCAAGAAGGATCCGTTCAATTGCGATATCTGCGAATGTAGTGACGAACCAATGACATGCATTGAGATTTATTGTGAGAATAAATGTATCAAGCGCTTGAAGGGCCTTGACGGCTGTGAAACGTGCGAATGTGAAGCAGAAGGCCTGTGCGTTGACCCGAATTGTTGGGACGGCGATTGTGTCCATGGATCAGAGCTAGATGCTGCTGGTTGCGCCACCTGTGAATGCAAGATGGGGCCTGCGACCTGTCCACCAACAGACTGTCCACCCTGTCCTTTCGGATCTTTCAAGAACAGATACGGGTGTGATTCGTGCAACTGTAAAACCATACCTGAGGTAGCTTGTCGTGAACTTGAATGTAACAAACCGTGCCTCTTGGGTTACAAAGCTGATGAATTCGGTTGCCCGATGTGCGAATGTAGCCAGAATGATACAAGATGCGTGGAACCTTTCTGTGAGAACGCATGCGCCACATATCGAGTAAAAGGTCCTGATGGATGTGATACTTGTGAGTGCGCATGTCAGGAGACCGACTGCTGGGATGGACCTTGTAAATACGGCTCGAAACAAACCAAAGATGGGTGTGCGACCTGTGAGTGCTTACGCCCAAAGAATAAAACTATACCATGCCCGAAGATCTCCTGTTCTGGCGCTCCTTGTGACTTTGGATCGTTCAAGGATAGTTCCGGCTGCCCTACCTGTTCTTGTAAGGGTCCGCCTGAGGATACCTGCTTCGATTTAGAGGGTCTGAATTGTCAGAATAAGTGTCCGAGTGGCTACCGGAGGGACAGCATGGGGTGCTATTCCTGCGACTGCACACCAGCAAACTTGAAGGACCCTTCGAAGTGCCCTTTCCTTGTCTGCGATCCTACGTGCCCGAATGGTTATGTATTTGATCAAGCAGGTTGCGCCACATGTGAGTGTGAAGCAGTAGGACTACCAGCAGACGCCGTCTGCCAGGAACCATTCTGTGAAAATACTTGTGATCTAGGCCGCGTCAAAGACGCTAACGGATGCGAGACATGTGAGTGTATTTGTCCGCCTTTGACTTGCTGGGATGGCCCCTGCATATTCGGGTCTGTCAAGGACGTCTCTGGCTGTGACACTTGCGAATGTACTCGACCCCAAAGACCCGACATAGCTTGTCCTTATCTTGACTGCCCCAGCGGACCCTGCTACTTTGGATCATACAAAGATAAACTCGGTTGCGATAGCTGCAAGTGTAAGAAACCTCCAGCGGTTGCCTGTCCCAGTCTAGAGAACTGTAAGCTTGAATGCAGTTACGGACTGCTCCAGCCTCAGCATGGATGTACCATTTGTATGTGTGCACCCGGACCCAAGCCCGTCCAGTGCAAGCTGTTGCCATGTCCAAGTGTGTGCCTGTCTGGTTACAAGAGGGACGGAAATGGTTGCCACACGTGCGAGTGTGACTGCCCACCAGCAACCTGCTCAGAGCCATGTGCCACTGAGTATCTGGTGAATGAATTTGGTTGTCAGACATGTGAATGTAAAGGTCTCACCGGGATGCCCATTGGGGACCCCATTGCAGAGCCCTTGGCCTTGAAGTCGAACTGCACCGTACCGTTCTGTGAAAACGAATGTCAGCATGGAAGGGTCAAGGACAAATCAGGCTGTGATACATGCGAATGTGCCTGTGCTAAGTTAAACTGCTGGGATGGGCCGTGTCGCTTCGGTTCTGTGCCTGATCCAAATGGGTGCGATACGTGCGATTGTATCCGCCCGAAAGAACCAACACTCGCCTGTTCGTATCTTGACTGCAAAGGTGGCGGCTGTAAATATGGATCATTTCCAGATAAGAATGGCTGCGCTTCCTGTAAGTGTTTGCCCCTGCCGCCAGGGACCATAGCTTGTCCTGAATTCTCCTGTGATCTGAAGTGTGAAAATGGCTACGTTAACGATGATGCAGGCTGTCAGAAATGTGAGTGTTTGTCATTCGCGCCTCCTCCAGTGACATGTGAAGTGCATGCGTGTCAGCTGAAATGTCCCTATGGTTACAGGACTAATGAACTTGGCTGCCTAACTTGCGAATGCAAATGTGAGTTCCCAGCCTGTTGGGATGGCCCGTGTCGCTATGGTTCCAAGCTGGACAAATATGGCTGCCCTTCCTGTGACTGCTTTCGGCCTGAGTTCCCAACCATGTCCTGTGGGCTGCTGGATTGCCGAAGCAGGACTTGTAGGAACGGATATGCTTTGAATAGATTCGGCTGCCTGACGTGTCGCTGTAAACCGGAAGTAGATGAACCAATCCCAGAAGGCAGTGGTGAGGTGACAGAATGTGACGAAATTCCGGCCATGTGTCCTTTCCATTGTCTGTACGGTAACTTGAAAAATGATAATGGTTGTTTCACGTGCGAGTGCGCTGCTCCACCTGATTCTCCAGCACTGCCATGTCCGATGAGAAAATGCTTGCCTTGTGAGAATGGTTACCTTAAAGATGCAAATGGCTGTCAATCATGTGATTGTTTGCCAAAAAAGAGGAGAGAGCTTCCAGAGAATTGCCGAAAAGATTGCTCAGCAATGTGTGGCTTTAATTATAAGATGAGAAAGGACGAGAACGGCTGCGAGATCTGTACGTGCCTCCTGGATTCCGCTAATGAAGTTCTGAAACCTTGGGATGTGACGCAGAATGACGCCGCCATAGCCCaggttgatgttgttgttgggCCAAAACGAGACAGTGACGGAACCGAGGCTGTGCGGCCATCACTACAAGAAGACGCTCCGATTCCTATTCTGGATGCGATGGGAAATATTGGCAGTGTTGATGTGGTAGAGTCGGGGGAAGTAGCGCCCGGTTACGAGGTAGCCCCAAAAATGTCGGAAAGTAACCCTCGTGAACAGGAAGTGGGGCCAGCGTATGGAATAGCCTCGAACCCCGCCGGTGAAACAGATGAAGAAGAACCTTAG